In one window of Deinococcus apachensis DSM 19763 DNA:
- a CDS encoding Na(+)/H(+) antiporter subunit B, whose amino-acid sequence MSRENPTPAPGARRGPTPPPLTGDPILRTVSRAVFALVILFALLLLWRGHNAPGGGFIAGLMTAAALILHRIAYGHSALRLDPARLVPWGLALSFLTGLVPYLLGRPFLKSDYGYITTALTGKFEWASALLFDLGVYLVVVGGSLAIAYGLAEVNPQERVEDDQ is encoded by the coding sequence ATGAGCCGCGAGAACCCGACTCCCGCTCCCGGTGCCCGCCGCGGGCCGACCCCCCCGCCCCTGACGGGCGACCCCATCCTGCGGACGGTGAGCCGCGCGGTCTTCGCGTTGGTGATCCTCTTCGCGCTGCTGCTGCTGTGGCGCGGGCACAACGCGCCGGGCGGGGGCTTTATCGCGGGGCTGATGACCGCCGCCGCCCTGATCCTGCACCGCATCGCCTACGGGCACTCCGCCCTGCGGCTCGACCCGGCCCGGCTGGTGCCCTGGGGGCTGGCGCTGTCCTTCCTGACCGGGCTGGTGCCCTACCTCCTGGGCAGGCCCTTTCTCAAGAGTGACTACGGGTACATCACCACCGCCCTGACCGGCAAGTTCGAGTGGGCGAGCGCGCTGCTCTTCGACCTGGGGGTGTACCTCGTGGTGGTGGGCGGGAGTCTTGCCATCGCCTACGGGCTCGCCGAGGTAAACCCGCAGGAACGGGTGGAGGACGACCAGTGA
- a CDS encoding sodium:proton antiporter, producing METLFALLIGLLIGTGVFLLLSRSIVRVVLGLSFITYGGNLAILTVAGLREDAPPLLTLRGPYVDPLPQALILTAIVIGFATTALVLTVALRAYQVAGHDDVEAFGDSLARDPDAQLDLAADPEHQGPDRPDPAETQVFVLAAVPRVRLPEDGP from the coding sequence ATGGAGACCCTCTTCGCCCTCCTGATCGGCCTCCTCATCGGCACGGGCGTCTTCCTGCTGCTGTCACGCTCGATTGTGCGGGTGGTGCTGGGGCTGAGCTTTATCACCTACGGGGGCAACCTGGCGATCCTGACGGTGGCCGGTCTGCGCGAGGACGCGCCGCCGCTGCTGACCCTGCGCGGGCCGTACGTGGACCCGCTGCCCCAGGCGCTGATCCTGACCGCCATCGTGATCGGGTTCGCCACGACGGCGCTGGTGCTCACCGTCGCCCTGCGCGCGTACCAAGTCGCGGGGCACGACGACGTGGAGGCGTTCGGCGACAGCCTGGCGCGCGACCCCGACGCGCAGCTCGATCTGGCCGCCGACCCCGAGCACCAGGGTCCCGACCGGCCCGACCCGGCGGAGACCCAGGTCTTCGTGCTGGCTGCCGTGCCCCGGGTCCGCCTCCCGGAGGACGGGCCGTGA